A genomic window from Nocardioides jiangxiensis includes:
- a CDS encoding acyl-CoA carboxylase subunit epsilon has product MSTPTENETVETVAEEQKPLLRVISPNATPEEIAVLTAVFAAMGSGGAAPVTKRPSNWASPARRVRRTLPHGLGGWKASALPR; this is encoded by the coding sequence ATGTCGACCCCGACGGAGAACGAGACGGTGGAGACCGTCGCGGAGGAGCAGAAGCCGCTCCTGCGCGTCATCTCCCCCAACGCCACGCCCGAGGAGATCGCGGTGCTCACCGCGGTCTTCGCGGCCATGGGCTCCGGCGGCGCGGCTCCGGTGACGAAGCGCCCCTCTAACTGGGCCTCGCCGGCGCGACGCGTGCGTCGTACGCTCCCCCATGGTCTCGGCGGCTGGAAGGCCTCGGCCCTCCCCCGCTGA
- a CDS encoding 5-(carboxyamino)imidazole ribonucleotide synthase — MSDAAPTLAIIGGGQLARMMAQPAIALGLPLRLLAEAEGVSAAQVIPDHTVGDYRDLDTLLEVTAGCSVVTFDHEHVPTEHLHALEAAGHSPRPGPSALVYAQDKGEMRRILAELGVPCPRNAIVSSIAEVEEFGFPCVLKTTRGGYDGKGVWVVRSADDAAEAFAVAEQTGVRILAEELVDFRRELSAIVARSPSGQAAAYPVVATTQRDGICHEVVAPAPDLDPALATLAQEAALRVAKELEVTGVMAMELFETNDGRILVNELAMRPHNTGHWTQDGAVTSQFEQHLRGVMDLPLGSPEPRQPWTVMVNILGGDPEAGHLYDGYPHAFARDPKLRVHLYGKEIRPGRKVGHVNTYGDDLEDCLERARHAAAWFDGSLGNESE; from the coding sequence GTGTCCGACGCAGCTCCCACCCTCGCGATCATCGGAGGCGGCCAGCTCGCCCGGATGATGGCCCAGCCCGCGATCGCCCTCGGTCTCCCGCTCCGCCTCCTCGCCGAGGCGGAGGGCGTCAGTGCCGCTCAGGTGATCCCGGACCACACGGTCGGTGACTACCGCGACCTCGACACCCTGCTCGAGGTGACCGCCGGCTGCTCCGTCGTCACGTTCGACCACGAGCACGTGCCCACCGAGCACCTCCACGCCCTCGAGGCCGCGGGCCACTCGCCGCGCCCGGGGCCGTCCGCGCTGGTCTACGCGCAGGACAAGGGCGAGATGCGCCGCATCCTGGCCGAGCTCGGCGTGCCGTGCCCGCGCAACGCGATCGTCTCCTCGATCGCGGAGGTGGAGGAGTTCGGCTTCCCCTGCGTCCTCAAGACCACCCGCGGCGGGTACGACGGCAAGGGCGTGTGGGTGGTCCGCTCGGCCGACGACGCGGCCGAGGCCTTCGCGGTGGCGGAGCAGACCGGTGTGCGCATCCTGGCCGAGGAGCTCGTCGACTTCCGGCGCGAGCTGTCGGCGATCGTGGCGCGTTCGCCGAGCGGCCAGGCCGCGGCGTACCCCGTGGTGGCCACGACCCAGCGCGACGGCATCTGCCATGAGGTGGTCGCCCCCGCGCCCGATCTCGACCCCGCCCTGGCGACGCTGGCCCAGGAGGCCGCGCTCCGGGTGGCCAAGGAGCTCGAGGTCACCGGCGTGATGGCCATGGAGCTCTTCGAGACCAACGACGGCCGGATCCTCGTCAACGAGCTCGCGATGCGTCCGCACAACACCGGTCACTGGACCCAGGACGGCGCGGTCACCAGCCAGTTCGAGCAGCACCTGCGCGGGGTGATGGACCTGCCGCTCGGCTCGCCGGAGCCCCGCCAGCCGTGGACCGTCATGGTCAACATCCTCGGCGGCGATCCCGAGGCCGGCCACCTGTACGACGGCTACCCGCACGCGTTCGCGCGTGACCCGAAGCTGCGTGTCCACCTCTACGGCAAGGAGATCCGTCCGGGCCGCAAGGTGGGCCACGTCAACACCTACGGCGACGACCTCGAGGACTGCCTGGAGCGGGCGCGGCACGCCGCCGCCTGGTTCGACGGCAGCCTCGGCAACGAGAGCGAGTAA
- a CDS encoding acyl-CoA carboxylase subunit beta, with translation MSALESTPEIDLHTTAGKLADLERRTDEAVHAPAAKAQEKQHAKGRKTARERLELLFDEGSFVELDEFARHRSVAFGLEKTRPYGDGVVTGYGTVNGRQVCAFSQDFTVFGGSLGEVYGEKIVKVMDLAIKTGSPIVGINEGAGARIQEGVVSLGLYGEIFKRNTRASGVIPQISLIMGNCAGGHVYSPALTDFVVMVDQTSAMFITGPDVIKTVTGEDISMEDLGGARAHNSKSGSAHHMAVDEEDAIEYVKGLLDHLPQNNLDELPVYDAPADLEPNELDLKLDTIIPDGANQPYDMHEVIETILDDQEFLEVQELFAPNLIIGFGRVEGSPVGIVANQPMQFAGTLDIDASEKAARFVRTCDAFNIPVVTLVDVPGFLPGTDQEHTGIIRRGAKLLYAYCEATVPLVTVITRKAYGGAYDVMGSKHLGGDINLAWPTAQIAVMGAQGAANIIHRRTLSDLAAAGGDVETKRAELIDEYETTLANPYIAAERGYIDGVIRPHETRAEIVKALRLLKGKRVEQLPKKHGNIPL, from the coding sequence ATGAGCGCACTCGAGTCGACTCCCGAGATCGACCTTCACACCACTGCCGGCAAGCTCGCCGACCTCGAGCGTCGTACCGACGAGGCCGTGCACGCCCCCGCTGCCAAGGCCCAGGAGAAGCAGCACGCGAAGGGTCGCAAGACCGCCCGCGAGCGCCTCGAGCTCCTCTTCGACGAGGGTTCCTTCGTCGAGCTGGACGAGTTCGCGCGTCACCGCTCGGTGGCGTTCGGCCTGGAGAAGACCCGCCCCTACGGCGACGGCGTCGTGACCGGCTACGGCACGGTCAACGGCCGCCAGGTCTGCGCCTTCTCGCAGGACTTCACCGTCTTCGGCGGCTCCCTCGGCGAGGTCTACGGCGAGAAGATCGTCAAGGTCATGGACCTGGCGATCAAGACCGGCTCCCCGATCGTCGGCATCAACGAGGGTGCGGGCGCCCGCATCCAGGAGGGTGTCGTCTCCCTCGGCCTGTACGGCGAGATCTTCAAGCGCAACACCCGCGCCTCGGGTGTCATCCCGCAGATCTCCCTGATCATGGGCAACTGCGCCGGCGGCCACGTCTACTCGCCGGCCCTCACCGACTTCGTGGTCATGGTCGACCAGACCTCCGCGATGTTCATCACCGGTCCCGACGTCATCAAGACCGTCACCGGCGAGGACATCTCCATGGAGGACCTCGGCGGTGCGCGTGCGCACAACTCCAAGTCCGGCTCCGCCCACCACATGGCGGTCGACGAGGAGGACGCCATCGAGTACGTCAAGGGCCTGCTGGACCACCTCCCGCAGAACAACCTCGACGAGCTCCCGGTCTACGACGCCCCGGCCGACCTCGAGCCCAACGAGCTCGACCTCAAGCTCGACACGATCATCCCGGACGGCGCGAACCAGCCGTACGACATGCACGAGGTCATCGAGACGATCCTCGACGACCAGGAGTTCCTCGAGGTCCAGGAGCTCTTCGCCCCGAACCTCATCATCGGCTTCGGCCGGGTCGAGGGCTCCCCGGTCGGCATCGTCGCCAACCAGCCGATGCAGTTCGCCGGCACGCTCGACATCGACGCCTCCGAGAAGGCCGCGCGCTTCGTCCGCACCTGCGACGCGTTCAACATCCCGGTCGTCACCCTCGTCGACGTCCCCGGCTTCCTGCCGGGCACCGACCAGGAGCACACCGGCATCATCCGCCGTGGCGCGAAGCTGCTCTACGCCTACTGCGAGGCGACGGTCCCGCTGGTCACGGTCATCACCCGCAAGGCCTACGGCGGCGCGTACGACGTCATGGGCTCCAAGCACCTCGGTGGCGACATCAACCTCGCGTGGCCGACCGCCCAGATCGCGGTCATGGGTGCGCAAGGCGCGGCCAACATCATCCACCGCCGCACGCTGTCCGACCTGGCTGCCGCCGGTGGCGACGTGGAGACCAAGCGCGCCGAGCTCATCGACGAGTACGAGACCACGCTGGCCAACCCGTACATCGCGGCCGAGCGTGGCTACATCGACGGCGTCATCCGCCCCCACGAGACCCGCGCCGAGATCGTCAAGGCGCTGCGTCTGCTCAAGGGCAAGCGCGTCGAGCAGCTGCCCAAGAAGCACGGGAACATCCCGCTCTGA
- a CDS encoding ABC transporter ATP-binding protein has protein sequence MTNAIEIAGLVKTFGSFRALDGLDLTVRTGEVHGFLGPNGSGKSTTIRVLLGLLRANAGIATLLGGDPWRDATELHRRLAYVPGDVNLWPQLTGGEVIDLLGRLRGGVDAGRRDKLVDRFGLDTTKRSRAYSKGNRQKVALVAAFASDAELLILDEPTSGLDPLMEELFRDCVNEERDRGRTVLLSSHILSEVEALCDRVSIISKGRTVETGSLTELRHLTETSVDAVLDGPVPDLRDVDVRDLQVEGHRVRCLVATPVLGVLLARLGTAGIASLVCQPPTLEQLFLRHYGEQA, from the coding sequence ATGACGAACGCGATCGAGATCGCCGGGCTGGTCAAGACGTTCGGCTCGTTCCGGGCGCTCGACGGGCTCGACCTCACCGTGCGCACGGGCGAGGTCCACGGCTTCCTCGGACCCAACGGATCGGGCAAGTCGACCACCATCCGGGTCCTGCTCGGCCTCCTGCGTGCGAACGCCGGCATCGCGACGCTGCTCGGCGGCGACCCCTGGCGCGACGCCACGGAGCTGCACCGCCGCCTCGCCTACGTCCCCGGCGACGTGAACCTGTGGCCGCAGCTGACCGGCGGCGAGGTCATCGACCTGCTCGGTCGCCTGCGCGGCGGAGTCGACGCGGGCCGGCGCGACAAGCTCGTCGACCGGTTCGGCCTGGACACGACCAAGCGCTCCCGCGCGTACTCCAAGGGCAACCGGCAGAAGGTCGCCCTCGTCGCGGCGTTCGCGAGCGACGCCGAGCTGCTCATCCTGGACGAGCCGACCAGCGGCCTCGACCCTCTCATGGAGGAGCTCTTCCGCGACTGCGTCAACGAGGAGCGCGACCGGGGCCGGACCGTGCTGCTCAGCAGCCACATCCTCAGCGAGGTCGAGGCGCTGTGTGACCGGGTGAGCATCATCAGCAAGGGCCGGACGGTCGAGACCGGCAGCCTCACCGAGCTGCGCCACCTGACCGAGACCAGCGTCGACGCGGTGCTGGACGGCCCGGTCCCCGACCTGCGCGACGTCGACGTACGTGACCTCCAGGTCGAGGGCCACCGGGTGCGCTGCCTGGTCGCCACCCCGGTCCTCGGCGTGCTCCTGGCGCGGCTCGGTACAGCGGGCATCGCCAGCCTGGTCTGCCAGCCCCCGACCCTCGAGCAGCTCTTCCTCCGCCACTACGGGGAGCAGGCGTGA
- a CDS encoding universal stress protein, which yields MSTPRPVVVGVDGSKANTPAIDFAADWATSAGVPLELLVVVTGAGTLPPYVASPDPSDHTLLAALAERVGSDHPGLVVSTRIAFGNAVECLVAASATARLTVVGSRGLGTFARSMLGSVSGSLTAHARGPVVVVPPHWIASAHADDDPVVVGVTADPREQRAALRWAFAEATRTSTLVEVVHAVDLAPVLAWDGEGLGLRHVAPTPSDLPALRDAVARQAREFPETPVRVVDEAGHAADVLLQRGAEARLLVVGARHRGLGSVRRAVLHHAEVPVVVVPAPEE from the coding sequence ATGTCCACGCCCCGACCGGTCGTCGTCGGCGTCGACGGCTCCAAGGCGAACACGCCGGCGATCGACTTCGCAGCGGACTGGGCGACCTCGGCCGGGGTGCCGCTCGAGCTGCTCGTGGTCGTGACGGGCGCAGGCACCCTCCCGCCGTACGTCGCCTCCCCGGACCCCTCCGATCACACCCTCCTGGCAGCACTGGCCGAGCGCGTCGGCAGCGACCACCCGGGCCTCGTCGTCAGCACCCGGATCGCCTTCGGCAACGCCGTCGAGTGCCTGGTCGCCGCGAGCGCGACCGCGCGCCTGACGGTCGTGGGCAGCCGCGGGCTCGGCACGTTCGCACGCAGCATGCTCGGGTCGGTCTCGGGCAGCCTGACGGCGCACGCCCGGGGCCCGGTCGTCGTGGTGCCACCGCACTGGATCGCCAGTGCCCACGCCGACGACGACCCGGTGGTCGTCGGGGTCACGGCCGACCCCCGCGAGCAGCGTGCTGCGCTCCGCTGGGCCTTCGCGGAGGCGACGCGGACCTCCACCCTCGTCGAGGTGGTCCACGCTGTCGACCTCGCGCCAGTTCTCGCGTGGGACGGCGAGGGGCTCGGCCTGCGTCACGTGGCCCCGACCCCCTCCGACCTGCCTGCGCTCCGCGACGCGGTGGCACGCCAGGCACGCGAGTTCCCCGAGACCCCGGTCCGGGTCGTCGACGAGGCGGGCCACGCCGCCGACGTCCTGCTCCAGCGGGGCGCCGAAGCCCGCCTCCTGGTGGTCGGCGCCCGGCACCGGGGCCTCGGGTCGGTACGCCGCGCGGTGCTGCACCACGCCGAGGTCCCGGTCGTGGTGGTGCCGGCCCCCGAGGAATGA
- a CDS encoding biotin--[acetyl-CoA-carboxylase] ligase translates to MEEAGSTNALVAARAREGADAGLVIVAEHQTSGRGRLDRTWEVPPRAALTFSVLVRPEVEPASWPWLPLLTGYAVHAALDDRADGIGLKWPNDIVVETLDGPLKLAGILVERVDTPTGPAAVLGVGINVHQTPGELPIEAATSLEQLVEGVPDRTEVLATVLSSLDALLPLIEDTDALRRAYAGECVTIGKTVRVDVPAGEPLTGTAVDIDAGGRLVVDTGAGEVPVGAGDVIHVRAAQ, encoded by the coding sequence GTGGAGGAAGCGGGGTCGACCAACGCCCTCGTCGCCGCGCGCGCCCGGGAGGGTGCCGACGCCGGGCTGGTCATCGTCGCCGAGCACCAGACCTCGGGCCGCGGGCGCCTCGACCGGACCTGGGAGGTGCCGCCGCGCGCGGCCCTGACCTTCTCGGTGCTGGTCCGCCCGGAGGTGGAGCCCGCCTCCTGGCCGTGGCTGCCGCTGCTCACCGGGTACGCCGTCCACGCGGCGCTCGACGACCGGGCCGACGGCATCGGGCTGAAGTGGCCCAACGACATCGTCGTGGAGACCCTCGACGGGCCGCTCAAGCTCGCCGGAATCCTCGTCGAGCGGGTCGACACCCCGACCGGCCCCGCGGCCGTCCTCGGCGTCGGCATCAACGTGCACCAGACCCCGGGGGAGCTGCCCATCGAGGCAGCCACCTCCCTCGAGCAGCTCGTCGAGGGCGTGCCCGACCGCACCGAGGTCCTCGCCACGGTGCTCTCCTCGCTGGACGCGCTGCTGCCGTTGATCGAGGACACCGACGCGCTGCGCCGGGCCTACGCCGGGGAGTGCGTGACCATCGGCAAGACCGTGCGCGTCGACGTACCCGCCGGGGAGCCGCTCACCGGCACGGCCGTCGACATCGACGCCGGGGGCCGGCTGGTCGTCGACACCGGGGCGGGCGAGGTGCCCGTCGGCGCCGGCGACGTCATCCACGTCCGGGCTGCGCAGTGA
- a CDS encoding ABC transporter permease: MTGWLVLLRMALRRDRVLIPAWIAVFAAVAGGSAAATDSLYSDPLALASAGHAVNSAPALLAMYGPVYDVTSLGAVGLVKMNAMGAALVGLLGLLLVARHTRADEEVGRTELAAAGAVGRHAALAAALATSVITVVGVGLVSAVALAAAGLDAGGSFALGAAWVGCGVVFAAVGAVAAQLTTAARASRGIAVGLLVSAYVVRAVADASGPSWLTWLSPVGWSQQVRAYAGDRWWPLAISLAAAVVVAAGAVRLESRRDLGAGLLADRPGPAGGGPRGTLGLAWRLHRTALLGWTVGLAVLGVLLGSIAGSVSGFVETDAAAEMIRKLGGTARLVDAFLAAELDFTGLMAAAFALSITARLAGEEAQGRTEEILATPTGRLRWVLGHLAVAGAGAALLVLVVGAGAGLSRSLATGEVSQLPLLVGAAAVRIPAVWTMAALGLLLYAVAARAAVLGWAALVGVVVLGEFGPLLRLPVWMQDLSPYRHVPALPGGDLEVVPLVALCAVAVGLVALGGVLFGRRDVTTG, encoded by the coding sequence GTGACCGGCTGGCTGGTCCTGCTGCGGATGGCTCTGCGCCGTGACCGCGTCCTGATCCCCGCGTGGATCGCGGTCTTCGCGGCCGTGGCCGGTGGCAGCGCCGCAGCCACGGACTCGCTGTACTCCGACCCGCTCGCCCTCGCGAGCGCCGGGCACGCGGTCAACTCCGCCCCCGCACTGCTCGCGATGTACGGCCCCGTCTACGACGTGACCTCACTGGGTGCCGTCGGCCTGGTGAAGATGAACGCGATGGGCGCTGCCCTCGTCGGCCTGCTCGGCCTGCTCCTCGTCGCGCGCCACACCCGCGCCGACGAGGAGGTGGGCCGCACCGAGCTCGCAGCGGCGGGAGCGGTCGGTCGCCACGCAGCGCTCGCAGCCGCCCTCGCCACGAGCGTGATCACCGTCGTCGGGGTCGGCCTGGTCTCGGCGGTGGCCCTCGCCGCTGCGGGGCTCGACGCCGGGGGGTCCTTCGCCCTCGGGGCAGCCTGGGTGGGATGCGGCGTCGTCTTCGCCGCCGTCGGTGCGGTGGCGGCCCAGCTGACCACCGCGGCCCGCGCGAGCCGCGGGATCGCGGTCGGCCTGCTCGTCTCGGCGTACGTCGTGCGGGCGGTCGCCGACGCGAGCGGGCCGTCGTGGCTGACGTGGCTCTCCCCCGTGGGCTGGTCCCAGCAGGTGCGGGCGTACGCCGGCGACCGCTGGTGGCCCCTGGCGATCTCGCTCGCCGCGGCCGTGGTCGTGGCCGCCGGAGCGGTCCGCCTCGAGAGCCGCCGCGACCTGGGCGCTGGCCTGCTGGCCGATCGGCCGGGGCCTGCCGGCGGCGGTCCTCGCGGCACCCTCGGCCTCGCCTGGCGGCTGCACCGCACCGCCCTCCTCGGGTGGACCGTGGGGCTCGCTGTGCTCGGCGTCCTGCTCGGATCCATCGCAGGCAGTGTCAGCGGCTTCGTCGAGACCGACGCGGCTGCCGAGATGATCCGCAAGCTCGGCGGCACCGCGCGCCTCGTCGATGCCTTCCTCGCTGCCGAGCTGGACTTCACCGGTCTGATGGCCGCAGCGTTCGCGCTCTCGATCACCGCCCGCCTCGCCGGGGAGGAGGCGCAGGGCCGCACGGAGGAGATCCTCGCCACGCCGACGGGGCGCCTGAGGTGGGTGCTCGGCCACCTCGCGGTCGCGGGAGCCGGGGCGGCGCTGCTCGTCCTCGTCGTCGGAGCAGGAGCCGGACTGTCCCGCAGCCTGGCAACCGGCGAGGTCAGCCAGCTCCCGTTGCTCGTCGGCGCGGCGGCGGTCCGCATCCCGGCGGTCTGGACGATGGCCGCCCTCGGCCTCCTCCTGTACGCCGTCGCGGCGCGCGCCGCCGTCCTCGGCTGGGCCGCGCTGGTCGGTGTCGTGGTGCTCGGTGAGTTCGGCCCGCTGCTCCGGCTGCCGGTGTGGATGCAGGACCTGTCGCCGTACCGGCACGTGCCGGCACTGCCCGGCGGCGACCTCGAGGTGGTGCCCCTGGTGGCTCTCTGCGCGGTGGCCGTCGGCCTCGTCGCCCTCGGCGGCGTGCTCTTCGGGCGCCGCGACGTCACCACCGGTTGA
- a CDS encoding TetR/AcrR family transcriptional regulator — MTAQKWEDTTAARRASSRQGHRAPVRDRIIQAAAEAIEQHGPDAATSQIAELAGVARPHVYRHFSSKEELLHEVARYAAGSLKDRVLPALEAKGDAVDWIREPVKQAVEWASENPGLFLFLMGRSQARDLQRGRAGRSHFLGKIVEAAETHLAAVGTGGVPLDALFAGLKGMVDTSIIWWVRHQDEERDALVDRLSRQVGMIVQSGLAEHGITVDDAGVVSKFA, encoded by the coding sequence ATGACGGCGCAGAAGTGGGAGGACACGACCGCGGCCCGGCGCGCGAGCAGCCGGCAGGGCCACCGCGCCCCCGTGCGTGACCGGATCATCCAGGCCGCGGCCGAGGCGATCGAGCAGCACGGTCCCGACGCCGCGACGAGCCAGATCGCCGAGCTCGCCGGGGTCGCCCGTCCGCACGTCTACCGGCACTTCTCCAGCAAGGAGGAGCTGCTCCACGAGGTCGCCCGGTACGCCGCCGGCTCGCTCAAGGACCGCGTCCTGCCCGCCCTGGAGGCCAAGGGCGACGCGGTCGACTGGATCCGGGAGCCCGTGAAGCAGGCCGTCGAGTGGGCCTCGGAGAACCCCGGCCTCTTCCTCTTCCTGATGGGCCGCAGCCAGGCCCGCGACCTGCAGCGCGGCCGCGCCGGGCGCAGCCACTTCCTCGGCAAGATCGTCGAGGCCGCCGAGACGCACCTCGCAGCGGTGGGCACCGGCGGCGTCCCGCTCGACGCGCTCTTCGCGGGCCTCAAGGGCATGGTCGACACCAGCATCATCTGGTGGGTGCGTCACCAGGACGAGGAGCGCGACGCACTCGTCGACCGGCTCTCGCGCCAGGTCGGCATGATCGTGCAGAGCGGCCTGGCCGAGCACGGGATCACCGTCGACGACGCAGGCGTCGTCTCGAAGTTCGCCTGA
- a CDS encoding Maf family protein: MTFVLASQSPARLATLRKAGLDPQVIVSGVDEDQLAGLPPTELALRLAELKCAAVVARADLPADAVVLGCDSVLELDGEALGKPGTPEEATRRWQAMRGRSGVLVTGHAVHDTATGRTVSATAATTVHFADISDAEIAAYVATGEPLHVAGAFTVDGLGGAFVTGIEGCHHNVVGVSLPLVRTLLSDLGRAWTEYWSDHRTG; the protein is encoded by the coding sequence GTGACGTTCGTGCTCGCCTCCCAGTCCCCCGCCCGCCTGGCCACGCTCCGCAAGGCCGGGCTCGACCCACAGGTCATCGTGAGCGGCGTCGACGAGGACCAGCTGGCCGGCCTGCCGCCGACCGAGCTCGCCCTCCGGCTCGCCGAGCTCAAGTGCGCCGCTGTCGTGGCGCGCGCGGACCTGCCGGCGGACGCCGTCGTGCTCGGCTGCGACTCGGTCCTCGAGCTCGACGGCGAGGCCCTCGGCAAGCCCGGCACCCCGGAGGAGGCCACCCGCCGCTGGCAGGCCATGCGGGGCCGCTCCGGCGTCCTCGTGACCGGCCACGCGGTGCACGACACCGCCACCGGACGCACGGTCTCGGCGACGGCGGCGACCACCGTCCACTTCGCCGACATCAGCGACGCCGAGATCGCGGCGTACGTCGCGACGGGCGAGCCGCTGCACGTCGCCGGGGCGTTCACCGTGGACGGCCTCGGTGGTGCGTTCGTGACCGGCATCGAGGGCTGCCACCACAACGTCGTGGGCGTCTCGCTGCCGCTCGTGCGCACGCTGCTCTCGGACCTGGGCCGTGCCTGGACCGAGTACTGGAGCGACCACCGGACCGGCTGA
- the purE gene encoding 5-(carboxyamino)imidazole ribonucleotide mutase — MTDQTPLVGIVMGSDSDWPTMQAAAEVLTDFGIPWEADVVSAHRMPVEMVEYGRDAARRGLKAIIAGAGGAAHLPGMLASLTPLPVIGVPVPLKYLDGMDSLLSIVQMPAGIPVATVAIGNAKNAGILAARIIGTSDAELQARLEEYAASLSEQAHAKGKVVRDYAAGKPRLGF; from the coding sequence ATGACCGACCAGACGCCGCTCGTCGGCATCGTCATGGGTTCCGACTCCGACTGGCCGACCATGCAGGCGGCGGCCGAGGTCCTCACCGACTTCGGCATCCCGTGGGAGGCCGACGTCGTCTCCGCGCACCGCATGCCGGTGGAGATGGTCGAGTACGGCCGCGACGCCGCCCGGCGGGGGCTCAAGGCGATCATCGCCGGCGCCGGTGGCGCCGCCCACCTGCCGGGCATGCTCGCCTCGCTCACCCCGCTGCCGGTCATCGGCGTCCCGGTGCCGCTGAAGTACCTCGACGGCATGGACTCGCTGCTCTCGATCGTCCAGATGCCCGCAGGCATCCCGGTCGCGACGGTCGCCATCGGCAACGCCAAGAACGCCGGCATCCTCGCCGCGCGCATCATCGGCACCTCCGACGCCGAGCTCCAGGCGAGGCTCGAGGAGTACGCCGCGTCGCTGTCCGAGCAGGCCCACGCCAAGGGCAAGGTCGTGCGCGACTACGCCGCGGGCAAGCCGCGCCTCGGCTTCTGA
- a CDS encoding PH domain-containing protein has product MSTFPARLLNDDERVVVTTRTHGKALVWPAALVVVALVLAVWSFAYDGAGNDGLGRSLLGWAMRILALVALLAAVPPFVRWWTTTYTFTNRRFIKRSGLIAKEGRTIPLNRISGVDFEIGVVDRLFGCGTLIVSDASTDGRVELDDIPRVEQVQLLVSEELHRLSQGRDHHDDGT; this is encoded by the coding sequence GTGAGCACCTTTCCGGCCCGGCTGCTCAACGACGACGAGCGGGTCGTCGTCACCACGCGCACGCACGGGAAGGCGCTGGTCTGGCCCGCGGCCCTCGTCGTGGTCGCGCTCGTGCTCGCCGTCTGGTCGTTCGCGTACGACGGTGCGGGCAATGACGGCCTCGGGCGGTCACTGCTCGGCTGGGCGATGCGCATCCTGGCCCTGGTCGCGCTGCTCGCAGCGGTGCCGCCCTTCGTCCGCTGGTGGACGACGACGTACACCTTCACCAACCGGCGCTTCATCAAGCGGTCCGGCCTGATCGCGAAGGAGGGGCGCACGATCCCGCTCAACCGGATCAGCGGCGTCGACTTCGAGATCGGCGTGGTCGACCGGCTCTTCGGCTGCGGCACGCTCATCGTCAGCGACGCGAGCACCGACGGGCGGGTGGAGCTCGACGACATCCCACGCGTGGAGCAGGTGCAGCTGCTCGTCTCCGAGGAGCTGCACCGGCTCAGCCAGGGCCGCGACCACCACGACGACGGCACCTGA
- a CDS encoding acyl-CoA dehydrogenase family protein has translation MARPVSRWMDEDLKDFRDLARTFAEKEIKPNVEKYIANKQVDRDLWNKAGALGLLCASISEEYGGGGGTFAHEAVLIEEQAYVGDSSWGASLHSGIVAHYIQAYGREEQKQIWLPKLASGEAVGAIAMTEPGTGSDLQNVKTKAIKDGNEYVINGSKTFITNGAQADVVVVVAKTNPEEAAAGISLIIVPTDTPGFSRGRVLDKIGMKGQDTSELFFEDVRVPVENLLGTDEGQGFIQLMEQLPQERLIVAVSNVAAMEALLDLTLEYTESRNAFGKPIGKFQNTKFKLAEIATEARVARAFLDECIELHVKKQLDIPTAAMVKLWCSERSQKIADMCLQLHGGYGYMNEYPVARAWADLRISQIYAGTSEIMKEIISRFLKSGDVIPR, from the coding sequence ATGGCTCGCCCCGTGTCCCGCTGGATGGACGAGGACCTCAAGGACTTCCGCGACCTCGCGCGCACCTTCGCCGAGAAGGAGATCAAGCCCAACGTCGAGAAGTACATCGCCAACAAGCAGGTCGACCGCGACCTGTGGAACAAGGCGGGCGCGCTCGGCCTCCTCTGCGCCTCCATCTCCGAGGAGTACGGCGGCGGTGGCGGCACGTTCGCCCACGAGGCCGTCCTCATCGAGGAGCAGGCGTACGTCGGCGACTCGTCCTGGGGTGCCTCGCTGCACTCGGGCATCGTCGCGCACTACATCCAGGCGTACGGCCGCGAGGAGCAGAAGCAGATCTGGCTCCCGAAGCTCGCCTCCGGTGAGGCCGTCGGTGCCATCGCGATGACCGAGCCGGGCACCGGCTCGGACCTCCAGAACGTCAAGACCAAGGCGATCAAGGACGGCAACGAGTACGTCATCAACGGCTCCAAGACCTTCATCACCAACGGCGCGCAGGCCGACGTCGTGGTCGTCGTCGCCAAGACCAACCCGGAGGAGGCGGCCGCGGGCATCTCGCTGATCATCGTCCCGACCGACACCCCCGGCTTCTCGCGTGGTCGCGTGCTCGACAAGATCGGCATGAAGGGCCAGGACACCTCCGAGCTCTTCTTCGAGGACGTCCGCGTCCCGGTCGAGAACCTCCTCGGCACCGACGAGGGCCAGGGCTTCATCCAGCTCATGGAGCAGCTGCCCCAGGAGCGCCTGATCGTCGCCGTCTCGAACGTGGCCGCGATGGAGGCCCTCCTCGACCTCACGCTCGAGTACACCGAGTCGCGCAACGCCTTCGGCAAGCCGATCGGCAAGTTCCAGAACACCAAGTTCAAGCTCGCCGAGATCGCCACCGAGGCCCGCGTCGCGCGTGCCTTCCTCGACGAGTGCATCGAGCTGCACGTCAAGAAGCAGCTCGACATCCCCACCGCCGCCATGGTCAAGCTCTGGTGCTCGGAGCGCTCGCAGAAGATCGCCGACATGTGCCTGCAGCTGCACGGTGGCTACGGCTACATGAACGAGTACCCGGTCGCCCGTGCCTGGGCCGACCTGCGCATCTCGCAGATCTACGCCGGCACCTCGGAGATCATGAAGGAGATCATCTCCCGCTTCCTCAAGTCGGGTGACGTCATCCCGCGCTGA